A window from Hoeflea sp. IMCC20628 encodes these proteins:
- a CDS encoding FAD-dependent oxidoreductase produces the protein MAEFPKQAKVVIIGVGGIVGASIAHHLIERGWDDIVGIDKSGVPTDIGSTAHASDFCYTTSHDYLSVWTTQYSIDFFEKMGHYARIGGLEIVRAGDDAWMEEIKRKISSGKAFGTRASFIGPAEVKTKFPLVEEEMVAGALWDPDAGLVIPRSQTVAGKLVDAAEKTGKLNVFANTPAQSLIVEGGRIKGVVTHRGTIMADHVIVCAGIWGRLIAEMVGEDLPVMPVDHPLTFFGPYNEFEGTGKDIGWPLMRDQGNSAYMRDTGDPKTAEGGQIEWGYYETDNPRLCHPRDILEKNEARLSPSQRDLDMEQIIEPLERAMELTPILGELGYNEGHSFNGLLQVSAAGGASCGESQKVRGLWYCVAIWVKDAPGYGKLIADWMTDGRTEIDHNSIDYARFYPHQMTEEFIENRCYEAAQKIYFPAIHPREPYAKSRGVKRSPFNEREVELGGHFMELGGWERAHGYASNAHLLEKFGDRVPVRENEWDNRHFWRVSNAEHLQLTEDCGIINLSHFHMVDIEGPDHVALMEWLCAAKIGGDTNIGKGIYTHFLDDEGMVRADFTVIRMADRCRLINGADAGPRDFHYIRRMAEDKGFDVTITDVTEAYTTIGIWGPDARETLKKVVADPAGLDVENFAFAAIKPIEIAGKTVSAFRLSYVGEQGWELHMKFEDGLAVWDALRSTGVTPVGVETYANSRRMEKSLRLQNADLLTQYNLIEADLARPKVKEADFRGKAKHLEYKAREHQPAMLCTLVMTDNVDAKGVARYPVGAMPVIDPETGRTLVDELGRISYTTSVAYGPTIGKNIALAYLPWDYCQVGRKLDVEYFSETYPVEVAAVGYKPLYDPENLKPRS, from the coding sequence ATGGCAGAGTTTCCGAAACAGGCAAAGGTCGTCATCATCGGCGTGGGCGGCATTGTTGGCGCCTCCATCGCGCACCATCTCATCGAGCGCGGCTGGGACGACATTGTCGGCATCGACAAGTCCGGCGTGCCCACCGATATCGGCTCGACAGCCCATGCATCGGACTTCTGCTACACGACAAGCCACGACTATCTTTCTGTCTGGACGACGCAGTACTCAATCGATTTCTTCGAGAAGATGGGCCATTACGCCCGCATCGGCGGTCTGGAAATCGTGCGCGCCGGCGACGATGCATGGATGGAAGAAATCAAGCGCAAGATTTCCTCCGGCAAGGCGTTTGGCACGCGCGCCAGTTTTATCGGTCCCGCCGAGGTGAAAACAAAATTCCCGCTGGTCGAAGAAGAGATGGTGGCCGGAGCCTTGTGGGATCCGGACGCCGGGCTTGTGATCCCGCGCTCGCAGACGGTTGCCGGCAAACTCGTCGATGCAGCCGAGAAGACCGGCAAGCTGAACGTCTTCGCCAACACGCCTGCCCAGTCGCTGATTGTCGAGGGCGGACGGATCAAGGGCGTCGTCACCCATCGCGGCACCATCATGGCCGATCATGTCATCGTCTGCGCCGGCATCTGGGGACGCCTGATCGCCGAAATGGTGGGCGAAGACCTGCCGGTCATGCCGGTCGATCATCCGCTGACATTCTTCGGACCCTACAATGAATTCGAAGGCACCGGCAAGGATATCGGCTGGCCGCTGATGCGCGACCAGGGCAATTCGGCCTATATGCGCGACACCGGCGATCCGAAGACCGCAGAGGGTGGTCAGATCGAGTGGGGTTACTACGAGACCGACAACCCGCGGCTGTGCCATCCGCGCGACATTCTGGAAAAGAACGAAGCGCGGCTGTCTCCGTCGCAGCGCGATCTCGACATGGAGCAGATCATCGAACCGCTCGAGCGGGCCATGGAGCTCACTCCGATCCTCGGCGAACTCGGCTACAACGAAGGTCATTCCTTCAACGGTCTGCTGCAGGTATCGGCCGCCGGTGGCGCCTCCTGCGGTGAAAGCCAGAAGGTGCGCGGGCTTTGGTATTGCGTCGCCATCTGGGTCAAGGACGCGCCGGGCTACGGCAAGCTGATCGCCGACTGGATGACCGATGGCCGCACCGAGATCGATCACAACTCGATCGATTACGCGCGTTTCTATCCGCATCAGATGACCGAGGAATTCATCGAGAACCGCTGCTATGAGGCGGCGCAGAAGATCTATTTCCCGGCCATCCATCCGCGCGAGCCCTATGCCAAGAGCCGCGGCGTCAAGCGTTCGCCCTTCAACGAGCGCGAAGTCGAGCTTGGCGGTCATTTCATGGAGCTTGGCGGCTGGGAACGGGCGCATGGCTACGCGTCCAACGCTCATCTGCTCGAAAAATTCGGCGACCGTGTTCCGGTCCGTGAGAACGAATGGGACAACCGCCACTTCTGGCGTGTGTCCAATGCCGAGCATCTGCAATTGACCGAAGACTGCGGCATCATCAACCTGTCGCATTTCCACATGGTCGACATCGAGGGGCCGGATCATGTTGCGCTGATGGAGTGGCTGTGCGCGGCCAAGATCGGTGGCGACACCAATATCGGCAAGGGCATCTACACCCACTTCCTCGATGACGAGGGCATGGTGCGGGCCGATTTCACGGTGATTCGCATGGCTGATCGCTGCCGATTGATCAACGGAGCAGACGCCGGCCCGCGGGATTTCCACTACATACGCCGCATGGCCGAGGACAAGGGCTTCGACGTGACCATCACCGATGTCACCGAGGCCTACACCACCATCGGCATCTGGGGCCCGGACGCCCGCGAAACACTGAAGAAAGTCGTTGCCGATCCGGCTGGTCTTGATGTCGAAAACTTCGCCTTCGCAGCCATCAAGCCGATCGAGATTGCCGGCAAGACGGTATCCGCTTTCCGGCTCTCCTATGTCGGTGAGCAGGGGTGGGAATTGCACATGAAGTTCGAGGACGGCCTGGCTGTCTGGGATGCGCTTCGGTCAACCGGTGTCACGCCGGTCGGTGTCGAGACCTACGCAAACTCCCGTCGCATGGAAAAGAGCCTGCGTCTGCAGAACGCCGATCTTCTGACCCAGTACAATCTGATCGAAGCCGACCTTGCCCGCCCGAAGGTCAAGGAAGCCGATTTCCGCGGCAAGGCCAAACACCTTGAATACAAGGCGCGCGAGCATCAACCGGCAATGCTTTGCACATTGGTGATGACCGACAATGTCGATGCAAAGGGCGTGGCCCGCTACCCGGTCGGCGCCATGCCGGTGATCGACCCGGAGACGGGCAGGACGCTGGTCGATGAATTGGGCCGCATCTCCTACACGACATCAGTCGCCTACGGTCCGACCATCGGCAAGAACATCGCGCTCGCCTATCTGCCATGGGACTACTGCCAGGTGGGGCGCAAGCTCGATGTCGAGTACTTCAGCGAGACCTATCCGGTTGAAGTGGCGGCAGTCGGCTACAAGCCGCTTTACGACCCGGAAAATCTCAAACCGCGCAGCTGA
- a CDS encoding DUF1194 domain-containing protein — MTTWSRAVLVMAGVFVASPGAGAREPVDVALVLAVDVSRSMSPRELEIQREGYAAALNHPDVVRAIAQGAYGRIAITMFEWAGTTAIREVFDWTIVETGADADALSEIVLKSNPSGLRRTSISGAILHGIKRLEAAPFEGFRKVIDVSGDGPNNQGDPVLDAREAAVSRRIVINGLPLMTSDGPGNGFNIADLDTYYSECVIGGPGSFLVPVSGWDQFPEAIRRKLVLEIGGLPASADRAIPAQFSPNQPLRGLSEPYDCLIGEKIWDQRQWMFDDR; from the coding sequence ATGACAACGTGGTCCAGGGCAGTTCTGGTGATGGCAGGCGTGTTTGTGGCATCTCCGGGTGCCGGTGCGCGTGAGCCCGTCGATGTCGCCCTGGTGCTGGCGGTGGATGTGTCGCGCTCGATGTCTCCTCGGGAACTGGAAATCCAGCGCGAAGGCTATGCTGCGGCGCTCAATCATCCTGATGTGGTTCGCGCCATCGCCCAGGGAGCTTATGGCCGCATAGCCATCACCATGTTCGAATGGGCCGGCACCACCGCGATTCGCGAGGTTTTCGACTGGACAATTGTGGAGACGGGGGCCGATGCCGACGCGTTGTCGGAGATCGTCTTGAAATCCAATCCAAGCGGACTGCGCCGCACCTCGATTTCCGGAGCGATCCTGCACGGGATCAAGCGACTGGAGGCCGCACCGTTCGAGGGGTTCCGGAAGGTCATCGATGTTTCGGGTGATGGACCGAACAATCAGGGCGACCCGGTTCTGGATGCGCGGGAGGCTGCAGTGTCGAGGCGGATTGTCATCAACGGATTGCCCTTGATGACCAGCGATGGTCCAGGCAATGGGTTCAATATTGCAGATCTCGATACCTATTATAGCGAATGTGTGATTGGCGGTCCGGGCAGCTTTCTGGTGCCGGTGAGCGGTTGGGATCAGTTTCCTGAAGCCATCCGTCGCAAGCTGGTTTTGGAAATTGGCGGCCTGCCAGCCTCTGCGGACCGGGCCATTCCGGCCCAGTTCTCTCCAAATCAACCATTGCGCGGGCTGTCTGAGCCTTATGACTGCCTGATTGGCGAAAAAATCTGGGATCAGCGGCAATGGATGTTCGACGACAGGTAG
- a CDS encoding diguanylate cyclase translates to MPFRKPEQIREADKGFEGSEILLVEDSRAYTVALRKRLETDYGMKVTSCATLELLASALEENPDRFTLSLIDLNLPGTPSGEALDLVSAKNVPAILFTSNASDLRRKQVLTKQFADYVLKDGQKGIERLIEATVRILSNRSAHILIVDDSALMRDMLSEQLLSQLYRVTSVASSRQALEVLDENTEFDLALINHLMPEMNGLALVEQIRSRTELDDMRIIGVSTLEDKSLAARFLRAGANDFLIQPLVIEELRGRVAQNIEISSQIGKLRELAARDYLTGIYNRRHFFENGPRRVALSRKQGRGQALAIVDIDHFKLINDTYGHEVGDVVLKAVACQLRKYCGHSHLLSRMGGEEFGILISDCSFADARRFCEFVRYAIEFLLIKTDDGDVKVTVSIGLAEIADKESFDNYLNAADQFLYMAKSAGRNRVFSETDLAVRAVA, encoded by the coding sequence GTGCCCTTCAGAAAACCGGAACAAATCAGAGAGGCCGACAAAGGCTTTGAAGGATCGGAAATCCTGCTGGTCGAGGATTCGCGAGCCTATACGGTCGCATTAAGGAAGCGCCTCGAAACCGACTATGGAATGAAGGTAACAAGTTGCGCCACGCTTGAATTGCTGGCCTCGGCGCTTGAGGAAAATCCGGACAGGTTCACGCTGTCACTGATTGACCTCAACCTTCCCGGAACGCCGTCAGGCGAGGCGTTGGATCTGGTGTCGGCCAAAAATGTGCCGGCCATCCTGTTCACATCGAACGCCTCGGATCTCAGGCGCAAACAGGTTTTGACCAAGCAGTTCGCCGATTATGTTCTCAAGGATGGCCAGAAGGGGATTGAACGCCTGATAGAGGCCACCGTTCGCATTCTGTCCAATCGGAGCGCTCATATTCTGATTGTTGATGATTCGGCACTCATGCGAGACATGTTGAGCGAACAATTGTTGAGCCAGCTTTACCGGGTGACCAGTGTTGCAAGCAGCAGGCAGGCGCTGGAGGTGCTGGACGAGAACACTGAGTTTGATCTCGCCCTGATCAACCATCTCATGCCGGAAATGAACGGCTTGGCGCTGGTTGAGCAAATTCGCAGCCGCACCGAACTCGACGATATGCGGATTATCGGTGTCTCCACGCTTGAAGACAAGTCCCTGGCGGCGCGGTTCCTGCGTGCCGGGGCCAATGACTTCCTGATTCAGCCGTTGGTGATTGAGGAACTGCGTGGGCGCGTGGCCCAGAATATTGAAATTTCCAGTCAAATCGGCAAGCTGCGGGAACTCGCGGCCCGAGACTATCTGACCGGAATCTATAACCGTCGTCATTTTTTTGAGAATGGCCCGCGCAGGGTTGCTCTGAGCCGTAAGCAGGGGCGGGGGCAGGCGCTTGCCATCGTCGATATCGATCATTTCAAGCTTATCAACGACACCTATGGCCACGAGGTCGGCGACGTTGTGCTCAAGGCCGTTGCCTGCCAGTTGAGAAAATATTGTGGGCATAGCCATTTGCTGTCACGCATGGGCGGCGAGGAGTTTGGCATCCTGATTTCCGATTGCAGCTTCGCCGATGCCCGCCGTTTCTGCGAGTTTGTCCGGTATGCAATTGAATTTTTGCTGATCAAGACGGATGACGGCGACGTCAAGGTCACGGTCTCCATTGGGCTTGCCGAAATTGCCGACAAGGAAAGCTTTGACAACTATCTCAATGCTGCTGACCAGTTCCTCTACATGGCAAAAAGCGCCGGCCGCAATCGCGTGTTCTCCGAAACCGACCTGGCTGTTCGCGCAGTCGCCTGA
- a CDS encoding GlxA family transcriptional regulator — protein sequence MSSQNKQKRSIVFFMVPDFSMIAFSMAIEPLRLANRMLGYDCYKWRLTSHDGEPVSASNQVTVAVNTSLADERRSLSGENRPSMVFVCSGANVERFNNKSVLAWLREEHNRGVAVGGLCTGAHILAMAGLLSGRRCAIHWENLPGFAEAFPKANVFADLYEIDGTIHTCAGGTAALDMMLSLIGEDHDETLVNRICEMALTDRVRNAHDRQRLPLRARLGVQNAKVLSIIELMEANLSEPLSLIEIADDAGLSRRQIERLFRQEMGRSPARYYLEIRLDRARHLLIQSPMPVVEVAVACGFVSASHFSKCYRELYNRSPQQERADRKQYLTAA from the coding sequence ATGTCTTCACAGAATAAGCAGAAACGTTCGATCGTTTTCTTTATGGTTCCGGATTTTTCAATGATTGCCTTTTCGATGGCAATCGAACCATTGCGGCTGGCCAATCGGATGTTGGGTTATGACTGCTACAAATGGCGCTTGACCTCCCATGACGGTGAACCGGTCAGCGCTTCAAATCAGGTCACGGTGGCCGTCAACACCTCGCTTGCCGATGAGCGACGCAGCCTGTCTGGCGAAAACCGCCCGTCCATGGTGTTCGTCTGTTCGGGCGCCAATGTCGAACGGTTCAACAACAAGTCGGTTCTGGCCTGGCTGCGCGAAGAGCACAATCGCGGCGTTGCCGTCGGCGGCTTGTGCACCGGCGCCCATATTCTGGCGATGGCCGGACTGCTTTCGGGCCGTCGCTGCGCCATCCATTGGGAGAACCTGCCGGGCTTCGCTGAAGCCTTCCCCAAGGCAAATGTCTTTGCCGATCTCTATGAAATCGACGGGACCATTCACACCTGTGCCGGCGGAACCGCAGCACTTGACATGATGTTGAGCCTGATCGGCGAGGATCATGACGAAACGCTGGTCAACCGCATCTGTGAAATGGCACTAACCGACCGGGTCCGCAACGCCCATGACCGCCAACGGTTGCCGTTGCGCGCCCGCCTCGGAGTTCAAAACGCCAAGGTGCTGTCGATCATCGAATTGATGGAAGCGAACCTGTCCGAACCCTTGTCGCTCATCGAGATTGCCGACGACGCCGGTCTGTCGCGACGCCAGATCGAGCGCCTGTTTCGCCAGGAGATGGGGCGGTCACCGGCGCGCTATTATCTGGAAATCCGGCTTGATCGAGCCCGGCATCTGCTGATCCAGTCACCGATGCCTGTTGTCGAGGTGGCGGTTGCCTGCGGCTTCGTTTCCGCCTCGCATTTCTCCAAATGCTATCGTGAACTCTACAACCGGTCACCGCAGCAAGAGCGCGCCGATCGCAAACAATATCTCACGGCGGCCTGA
- a CDS encoding LysR family transcriptional regulator, whose translation MNAPLTHPLLMLDPDVLRSFVAIAETGSFTAAAARIFRTPSAVSMQIKRLEEQLGVSVFLRDARNVSLTHDGEVLLGYARRLIALNREAISRFVTSDVTGVVRIGSPSDYGEAVLPSVLKQFAKSHPSVVVDVVIDQSSSLLKRFASGHIDIVLLSCMESQTPEPGEVVMTDDIVWAGAKGGQAYLMDPLPLSMWDEGCVWRERALSSLEKVKRSYRVAFMTSHMAGQRAAILSDLAIAPLGRSFIGSDIQILDEDCGLPAPGQYQLLLKVAADPSAPVCALSDHFRAGFERFRQTGSFD comes from the coding sequence ATGAATGCTCCCCTCACTCATCCGCTGCTGATGCTGGACCCGGACGTGCTGCGCAGTTTTGTTGCTATTGCCGAAACCGGAAGCTTCACCGCCGCGGCGGCGCGGATATTCCGCACGCCATCGGCTGTGTCGATGCAGATCAAGCGGCTTGAAGAGCAACTGGGCGTGTCGGTGTTCTTGCGCGATGCGCGGAATGTATCACTGACCCATGATGGCGAAGTGCTGCTCGGATATGCACGGCGGCTGATTGCGCTCAACCGGGAGGCCATTTCGCGGTTTGTCACCTCGGATGTGACGGGAGTGGTGCGGATCGGGTCGCCGTCGGATTATGGCGAGGCGGTGCTTCCGAGCGTGCTCAAGCAGTTTGCCAAATCGCATCCGTCGGTGGTTGTCGATGTGGTGATTGACCAGTCCTCCAGCCTGCTCAAGCGCTTTGCATCTGGACACATCGACATCGTCCTCTTGAGTTGCATGGAAAGCCAGACTCCCGAACCAGGCGAAGTGGTCATGACAGATGATATTGTCTGGGCTGGCGCCAAAGGCGGGCAGGCCTATTTGATGGATCCGCTACCCTTGTCAATGTGGGACGAAGGATGTGTCTGGAGAGAAAGAGCGCTCTCATCTCTGGAGAAAGTGAAGCGGTCATACCGAGTGGCGTTCATGACGTCGCATATGGCCGGGCAGCGGGCAGCGATTTTGTCCGACCTTGCCATCGCACCACTGGGCAGGAGTTTCATCGGATCGGATATCCAGATACTTGACGAAGATTGTGGGCTCCCGGCGCCGGGACAGTATCAATTGCTGCTCAAGGTCGCTGCTGATCCTTCGGCACCGGTTTGTGCCCTCAGTGACCATTTTCGCGCCGGATTCGAACGGTTCAGGCAAACCGGCTCGTTCGATTGA
- a CDS encoding SH3 domain-containing protein yields MKSSIKVLLAVAAAVVTSATIPAMSSAFTAGTITAIAPDDALNIRKWPSVKSQIIDAYRLNEPISLTGRCKNITTNISLRIDGRGSSRRHYRMMKAANVWCQVMTNDAETGWARGKYIWPQ; encoded by the coding sequence ATGAAATCATCCATCAAGGTCCTGCTGGCAGTCGCTGCGGCAGTTGTCACATCCGCCACCATTCCGGCCATGTCGTCGGCATTCACCGCCGGGACGATAACGGCGATTGCGCCCGATGACGCGCTCAACATCCGCAAATGGCCCTCGGTGAAGTCGCAGATCATTGACGCTTATCGGCTCAATGAGCCAATCAGCCTGACCGGACGCTGCAAGAACATCACCACCAATATCTCCCTCCGGATTGACGGACGGGGATCGTCGAGACGGCATTACAGGATGATGAAGGCGGCCAATGTCTGGTGCCAGGTGATGACCAATGATGCCGAAACCGGCTGGGCGCGCGGCAAGTACATCTGGCCACAATAA
- a CDS encoding MFS transporter has protein sequence MFSVIRSPLFLVLALWAAGLGAAAQFAKIVIIFPELQAFYGQTGAISGYLVSLISVVGMLLGLVAGIIGIQVGIRRLLLSGLILGAAISVWQATLPGFEAMLASRLLEGLSHLAIVVSAPTLIAQLSAHRHQAMALTLWGSYFSVAFAGVALTAPLILQAFGLAGLPAIHAVYMATLAVLLAVALPAPDRRDTPPWPSLADIARRHIAVYSSPYIAAPALGWLFYTLTFVSMIAILPSMVDPAQRPFVAAAMPLASIASSMSIGNMLLRHMSAVNVIIAGFVTAIVLVLVFLWAGPSAWLFIALFAALGLVQGASFAAVPQLNATLPDRALANGGIAQTGNIGNALGTPALLAVTSTGAAAGLPALLIICYAAAILVHMAMARSRARTQGREHSAM, from the coding sequence ATGTTCTCCGTGATCCGATCACCGTTGTTTCTGGTGCTGGCGCTTTGGGCGGCTGGCCTTGGGGCTGCGGCGCAATTCGCCAAGATAGTGATCATTTTCCCTGAGCTGCAAGCCTTTTACGGTCAAACCGGCGCCATCTCGGGCTATCTTGTATCCCTGATCTCCGTTGTCGGCATGTTGCTGGGGCTGGTTGCCGGCATTATCGGCATCCAGGTCGGCATACGCCGGTTGCTCTTGTCGGGTCTGATTCTGGGCGCAGCGATTTCCGTCTGGCAGGCAACCCTGCCCGGGTTCGAGGCGATGCTGGCGAGCCGGTTGCTTGAGGGGCTCTCACATCTGGCAATTGTCGTCTCCGCCCCCACACTGATCGCACAACTGAGCGCACATCGTCATCAGGCCATGGCGCTGACCTTGTGGGGATCCTATTTCAGCGTCGCCTTTGCTGGCGTGGCGCTCACCGCACCCCTCATTCTTCAAGCCTTTGGTCTCGCTGGATTGCCGGCGATCCATGCAGTCTACATGGCGACACTCGCCGTACTTCTCGCAGTCGCGTTGCCGGCGCCAGACCGGCGCGACACGCCGCCCTGGCCTTCCTTGGCAGATATCGCCCGCCGTCACATTGCCGTCTATTCCTCGCCCTACATCGCCGCGCCGGCGCTTGGCTGGCTGTTCTACACACTTACCTTTGTCTCCATGATCGCCATCCTTCCGTCGATGGTCGATCCGGCGCAACGTCCATTTGTCGCTGCAGCCATGCCGCTAGCCAGCATCGCGTCATCCATGAGCATCGGCAACATGCTGCTCAGGCACATGTCCGCCGTCAACGTTATCATCGCCGGATTTGTGACCGCCATCGTGCTGGTGTTGGTGTTTTTATGGGCAGGGCCCAGCGCCTGGCTGTTCATTGCACTGTTTGCGGCCCTGGGCCTGGTTCAGGGCGCCAGCTTCGCGGCCGTACCGCAACTCAACGCAACCCTGCCCGACCGGGCGCTGGCCAATGGCGGCATCGCCCAGACCGGCAATATCGGCAATGCGCTTGGCACCCCCGCGTTGCTGGCTGTTACGTCGACTGGCGCCGCTGCCGGTCTCCCGGCCTTACTGATCATCTGTTATGCTGCTGCCATTCTGGTGCATATGGCAATGGCGCGGAGCCGGGCCCGAACGCAGGGCCGAGAACATTCAGCCATGTAA
- a CDS encoding GDCCVxC domain-containing (seleno)protein gives MTILQSQITCPLCGHAELETMPTDACQWFYDCKECGALLRPKPGECCVFCSYGTVACPPIQQGDTCCAPDAT, from the coding sequence ATGACGATACTTCAATCGCAAATCACCTGCCCTTTGTGTGGTCACGCCGAACTGGAGACTATGCCGACCGACGCTTGCCAGTGGTTTTATGATTGCAAGGAATGTGGCGCGCTACTGAGACCAAAACCCGGCGAATGCTGCGTCTTCTGTTCCTATGGAACCGTTGCCTGCCCACCTATCCAGCAAGGCGACACCTGCTGCGCACCTGACGCCACCTGA
- the merF gene encoding mercury resistance system transport protein MerF, which produces MSNQNLLRIGIIGTVIAALCCFTPILVILLGAIGLSAAVGYLDLVLLPALAAFIVLTAYALWKRRPA; this is translated from the coding sequence ATGTCCAACCAGAACCTGCTTCGCATCGGAATAATCGGCACAGTGATAGCTGCCCTGTGCTGCTTCACCCCCATCCTGGTGATCTTGCTCGGCGCGATTGGCCTCTCGGCAGCTGTCGGTTATCTCGATCTGGTGCTGCTGCCCGCCTTGGCGGCATTCATAGTGCTGACCGCCTATGCGCTGTGGAAGCGGCGGCCGGCATGA
- a CDS encoding ASKHA domain-containing protein — MTDHLVLFMPSGKRGRFPTDTPVLDAARQLGVHVESVCGGRGICGRCQVDVQEGVFAKHGITSSNEHITPFGGNEVRYAEKRDLKAGRRLSCSAKILGDLVIDIPQDAVVNAQVVRKDSDGRVIERNPAIQMCYVEIEEPDMHKPLGDLDRLLIAIEADWGFKGLQIDTYLLGEVQKILRKGDWKVTAAIHEPVEGGQATLVALYPGLKNEAYGIACDIGSTTIAMHLSSLLSGRTLASSGTSNPQIRFGEDLMSRVSYVMMNPEGREGMTNAVREALNGLIDNVCKQGEIDRTDILDAVFVGNPIMHHLFLGIDPTELGGAPFALAVSGAVNIKSSEVDLPLNPGARVYMLPCIAGHVGADAAAATLTEGPHRQEEMMLLVDVGTNAEIVLGNSTRTVAASSPTGPAFEGAEISCGQRAAPGAIERIRIDPVTFEPRYRVIGIEPWSDEPGFEEQAKKVGVTGVCGSGIIEIIAEMYLAGIITEDGVINGELAAQSPRIISTGRTFSYLLKEAEPKLMVTQTDVRAIQLAKAALYAGVKLLMDKQGIDHVDRIGLAGAFGSFIDPKYALVLGLVPDCDLDKVKAVGNAAGTGARMALLNRAHRREIELTVTQIEKIETALEPKFQEHFVNAMAFPNKVDAFPRLSEVVTLPERSMDTDKAAGIEPGAGRRRGGGRRNRD, encoded by the coding sequence ATGACCGACCACCTAGTTCTGTTCATGCCCTCGGGAAAGCGTGGCCGCTTTCCCACCGACACCCCCGTGCTCGACGCCGCGCGGCAGTTGGGCGTGCATGTCGAAAGCGTCTGTGGCGGTCGCGGCATCTGCGGGCGCTGCCAGGTCGACGTGCAGGAAGGCGTGTTTGCCAAGCATGGCATTACGTCTTCCAACGAGCACATCACCCCCTTTGGCGGCAATGAAGTGCGCTATGCCGAAAAGCGCGATCTGAAGGCCGGACGCCGGCTCTCCTGCTCGGCAAAAATCCTCGGCGACCTGGTCATCGACATCCCGCAGGATGCGGTGGTCAATGCACAGGTGGTGCGCAAGGATTCCGACGGCCGCGTCATCGAGCGCAACCCGGCAATCCAGATGTGCTATGTCGAGATCGAAGAGCCCGACATGCACAAGCCGCTCGGCGATCTCGACCGGCTGCTGATCGCCATCGAGGCCGACTGGGGCTTCAAGGGACTGCAGATCGACACCTATCTGCTCGGCGAAGTGCAGAAGATTCTGCGCAAGGGCGACTGGAAAGTCACCGCCGCCATCCACGAGCCGGTCGAGGGCGGACAGGCAACGCTGGTGGCGCTCTATCCCGGCCTCAAGAACGAGGCTTACGGCATTGCCTGCGACATCGGCTCGACCACCATCGCCATGCATCTGTCGTCGCTGTTGTCGGGCCGCACGCTGGCATCATCAGGCACCTCCAACCCGCAGATCCGTTTCGGCGAAGATCTGATGAGTCGCGTCTCCTATGTGATGATGAACCCCGAAGGCCGCGAGGGCATGACCAATGCCGTGCGCGAGGCATTGAACGGCTTGATCGACAATGTCTGCAAACAAGGCGAGATCGACCGCACCGACATTCTCGACGCTGTCTTCGTCGGCAACCCGATCATGCACCATCTGTTCCTGGGCATTGATCCGACCGAGCTTGGCGGCGCGCCGTTTGCGTTGGCCGTCTCCGGCGCGGTCAACATCAAATCCTCCGAAGTCGATCTTCCGCTCAATCCGGGCGCACGCGTCTACATGCTGCCCTGCATCGCCGGCCATGTTGGCGCCGATGCGGCTGCTGCAACGCTGACCGAAGGTCCCCACCGCCAGGAAGAGATGATGCTGCTGGTCGATGTCGGCACCAATGCCGAAATCGTGCTGGGCAATTCGACACGTACCGTGGCAGCCTCCTCGCCTACCGGCCCGGCCTTCGAAGGCGCAGAAATCTCCTGCGGCCAGCGCGCTGCACCGGGCGCCATCGAACGAATCCGGATCGATCCTGTCACCTTTGAACCGCGCTACCGGGTCATCGGCATCGAACCCTGGTCCGATGAGCCCGGCTTCGAAGAGCAAGCCAAGAAGGTTGGCGTCACCGGCGTCTGCGGCTCCGGCATCATCGAGATCATCGCTGAAATGTACCTCGCCGGCATCATCACCGAAGATGGCGTGATCAATGGCGAACTGGCGGCGCAAAGTCCGCGCATCATCTCCACCGGTCGCACCTTCTCCTATCTGCTGAAGGAAGCCGAACCCAAGCTGATGGTGACGCAAACCGACGTCCGCGCCATCCAGTTGGCCAAGGCGGCACTTTATGCCGGCGTCAAATTGCTGATGGACAAGCAGGGCATCGACCACGTTGACCGCATCGGTCTGGCCGGCGCTTTCGGCTCCTTCATCGATCCAAAATATGCGCTCGTGCTCGGACTTGTGCCCGATTGCGATCTGGACAAGGTCAAGGCTGTCGGCAACGCCGCCGGCACCGGCGCCCGCATGGCGCTGCTCAACCGCGCGCACCGCCGCGAGATCGAACTGACCGTCACCCAGATCGAAAAAATCGAAACCGCACTGGAACCCAAGTTCCAGGAGCATTTCGTCAACGCCATGGCTTTCCCCAACAAGGTCGACGCCTTCCCCAGGCTCTCCGAAGTGGTCACGCTGCCCGAACGCTCGATGGACACGGACAAGGCCGCCGGCATCGAACCCGGCGCTGGACGCCGACGCGGTGGTGGACGCCGCAACCGCGATTGA